The following are encoded in a window of Aromatoleum petrolei genomic DNA:
- the hemE gene encoding uroporphyrinogen decarboxylase yields MTRLQNDTFLRALLRQPTEYTPLWLMRQAGRYLPEYCETRKRAGSFLNLCKSPTMACEVTLQPLARYNLDAAILFSDILTVPDAMGLGLYFAEGEGPRFERPLRDEWEIRNLAIPDPHAELQYVMDAVAEIRRALNGSVPLIGFSGSPWTLACYMVEGGSSDDYRKVKAMAYSRPDLMHHILSVTADSVVAYLNAQIESGAQAVMVFDSWGGALSEAAYHEFSLPYLKRVVDGLIKEREGERVPNIVFTKGGGLWIESIAAIGCDAVGLDWTMDIGRARKLVGDKVALQGNLDPNVLFAPPEAIAREAKRVLDSFGNHPGHVFNLGHGISQFTPPDSVSVLVDTVHEHSRKIRAGA; encoded by the coding sequence GTGACCCGCCTGCAGAACGACACCTTCCTGCGCGCCTTGCTGCGCCAGCCGACCGAATACACGCCGCTGTGGCTGATGCGGCAGGCGGGACGCTACCTGCCCGAGTACTGCGAGACCCGCAAGCGCGCCGGCAGCTTCCTGAACCTGTGCAAGAGCCCGACGATGGCCTGCGAAGTCACGCTGCAGCCGCTCGCGCGCTACAACCTCGACGCCGCGATCCTGTTCTCGGACATCCTCACCGTGCCCGACGCGATGGGCCTGGGCCTGTACTTCGCCGAAGGCGAGGGCCCGCGCTTCGAGCGCCCGCTGCGCGACGAGTGGGAGATCCGCAACCTCGCGATCCCCGACCCGCACGCCGAACTGCAGTACGTGATGGACGCGGTCGCCGAGATCCGCCGCGCCTTGAACGGCAGCGTGCCGCTGATCGGTTTCTCGGGCAGCCCGTGGACGCTGGCCTGCTACATGGTCGAAGGCGGCTCGTCCGACGACTACCGCAAGGTCAAGGCGATGGCCTACTCGCGCCCCGACCTGATGCACCACATCCTCAGCGTGACGGCCGACTCCGTCGTCGCCTACCTCAACGCGCAGATCGAATCCGGCGCGCAGGCCGTGATGGTGTTCGACTCCTGGGGCGGTGCCTTGTCGGAAGCGGCCTACCACGAGTTCTCGCTGCCCTATCTCAAGCGCGTCGTCGATGGGCTGATCAAGGAGCGTGAGGGCGAGCGCGTGCCGAACATCGTGTTCACCAAGGGCGGCGGCTTGTGGATCGAGAGCATCGCCGCCATCGGCTGCGACGCGGTCGGCCTCGACTGGACCATGGACATCGGCCGCGCGCGCAAGCTCGTCGGCGACAAGGTCGCGCTGCAGGGCAACCTCGACCCGAACGTGCTGTTCGCGCCGCCCGAAGCCATCGCGCGCGAAGCGAAGCGTGTGCTCGATTCCTTCGGCAACCACCCCGGCCACGTCTTCAACCTCGGCCACGGCATCTCGCAGTTCACGCCGCCCGACTCGGTGTCCGTGCTGGTCGACACCGTGCACGAGCACAGCCGCAAGATTCGCGCGGGCGCCTGA
- a CDS encoding primosomal protein N' yields MPIVRVALPVPLPQLFDYSSQDACDEDVGRCVRVPFGRGEKSGLIVARVAESDLDPARLKAVRHIQREVAPLPADWLELVGFVARYYHAPLGEVIALALPPGLRRADAVSDRESDPLLDLSEAGHAALAEGRRASRALALLGELRAAGVIRRSAARELPAGAALGDAMKRGWVVAVRGADPAMPAANRPELTDEQRAAVEAVSAAPQGFAPWLLQGVTGSGKTEVYLRLAERALAAGQQVLMLVPEIALTPQLESRVANRFPAACVVSLHSALAEGARSRGFVQALEGRADIVLGTRLSVFAPLPRLGLILVDEEHDASYKQQEGVRYSARDVAVWRARQRGVPVVLGSATPSLESWQHARLERYRSLRLDARALASTLPAVRRIDTRRMKLDEGLSPQLKTAIGERLARGEQSLVFLNRRGYAPVLSCPACGWVSQCPHCSANLVVHLADRRLRCHHCGCDTEVPHHCPVCSNQDIQPFGRGTQRVEARLVELFPEARVLRVDRDSARTRNQWESLLAQIASGEADILVGTQMMAKGHDFPQLTLVGVIGADASLHAADFRAPERLFQQLMQVGGRAGRAHLPGEVLIQTEYPDHPLYRCLVKHDFDAFAASALDERRAAGFPPFTFQAMLRADAPMLDDAMQFLAHARRLAQEMAPAGVRVFDAVPMRMTRLARRERAQLLVEADERAPLQGFIAHWIEVLRGQRTHRELRWQLDVDPLDV; encoded by the coding sequence ATGCCCATCGTCCGCGTCGCGCTTCCCGTTCCTCTGCCGCAACTCTTTGATTATTCATCGCAAGATGCATGCGATGAGGATGTCGGCCGCTGCGTGCGGGTGCCCTTCGGACGGGGGGAGAAGAGCGGCCTGATCGTTGCGCGCGTCGCCGAATCGGACCTCGACCCCGCGCGCCTCAAGGCGGTGCGTCACATCCAGCGCGAGGTCGCGCCGCTGCCGGCGGACTGGCTGGAGCTGGTCGGCTTCGTCGCGCGCTACTACCACGCGCCGCTCGGCGAAGTGATCGCGCTCGCCTTGCCGCCCGGGCTGCGCCGCGCCGATGCGGTGAGCGACCGCGAAAGCGACCCGCTGCTGGACCTGAGCGAGGCAGGCCACGCGGCGCTGGCCGAGGGCCGCCGTGCGAGCCGGGCGCTGGCCCTGCTCGGCGAACTGCGCGCGGCCGGCGTGATCCGCCGCAGCGCCGCGCGCGAGCTGCCGGCCGGGGCGGCGCTGGGCGACGCGATGAAGCGCGGCTGGGTCGTCGCCGTGCGAGGTGCGGATCCGGCGATGCCGGCGGCGAACCGCCCCGAGCTCACCGACGAGCAGCGCGCCGCGGTCGAGGCGGTGTCGGCGGCGCCGCAAGGCTTCGCGCCCTGGCTGCTGCAGGGCGTGACCGGCAGCGGCAAGACCGAGGTGTACCTGCGCCTGGCCGAGCGCGCGCTCGCCGCCGGCCAGCAGGTGCTGATGCTGGTGCCCGAGATCGCGCTCACGCCGCAGCTCGAATCGCGCGTCGCCAACCGCTTCCCCGCCGCCTGCGTCGTGAGCCTGCATTCCGCGCTCGCCGAAGGGGCGCGCTCGCGCGGCTTCGTGCAGGCGCTCGAAGGCCGCGCGGACATCGTGCTGGGCACGCGCCTGTCGGTGTTCGCGCCGCTGCCGCGCCTGGGGCTGATCCTCGTCGACGAGGAGCACGACGCGTCCTACAAGCAGCAGGAAGGCGTGCGCTATTCGGCGCGCGACGTCGCCGTGTGGCGCGCGCGCCAGCGCGGCGTCCCGGTCGTGCTCGGCTCGGCGACGCCCTCGCTGGAGAGCTGGCAGCACGCGCGGCTCGAACGCTACCGCAGCCTGCGTCTCGACGCGCGCGCGCTGGCGAGCACGCTGCCCGCGGTGCGCCGCATCGACACGCGCCGCATGAAGCTCGACGAAGGCCTCAGCCCGCAGCTCAAGACCGCGATCGGCGAGCGCCTCGCACGCGGTGAGCAGAGCCTTGTCTTCCTCAACCGCCGCGGCTACGCGCCGGTGCTGTCCTGCCCCGCCTGCGGCTGGGTCAGCCAGTGTCCGCACTGTTCGGCCAACCTCGTCGTGCATCTCGCCGACCGGCGCCTGCGTTGCCACCATTGCGGCTGCGATACCGAGGTGCCGCACCATTGCCCGGTGTGCAGCAACCAGGACATCCAGCCCTTCGGCCGTGGCACGCAGCGCGTCGAGGCGCGCCTCGTGGAGCTCTTCCCCGAAGCGCGCGTGCTGCGCGTGGACCGCGATTCGGCGCGCACGCGCAACCAGTGGGAAAGCCTGCTCGCGCAGATCGCCAGCGGCGAGGCCGACATCCTCGTCGGCACGCAGATGATGGCCAAGGGGCACGACTTCCCGCAGCTCACGCTGGTGGGCGTGATCGGTGCCGACGCGTCCCTGCACGCGGCGGACTTCCGCGCGCCGGAGCGCCTGTTCCAGCAGCTGATGCAGGTCGGCGGGCGTGCGGGACGCGCGCACCTGCCGGGCGAAGTGCTGATCCAGACCGAATACCCCGACCACCCGCTGTACCGCTGCCTCGTGAAGCACGACTTCGACGCGTTCGCCGCGAGCGCGCTGGACGAGCGCCGCGCCGCGGGCTTCCCGCCCTTCACCTTCCAGGCGATGCTGCGCGCCGACGCACCGATGCTCGACGACGCGATGCAGTTCCTCGCCCACGCGCGCCGCCTCGCCCAGGAAATGGCGCCGGCCGGCGTGAGGGTGTTCGACGCGGTGCCGATGCGCATGACGCGCCTGGCGCGCCGCGAACGCGCCCAGCTCTTGGTCGAGGCCGACGAGCGCGCGCCGCTGCAGGGTTTCATCGCGCACTGGATCGAGGTGCTGCGCGGGCAGCGTACTCATCGCGAGCTGCGCTGGCAGCTGGACGTGGATCCGCTGGACGTCTGA
- a CDS encoding hydrogenase small subunit, translated as MDKNRGECMHHELKELAEAWQARPVEERLGMSRRTFMQFCATLATTLGLPATAAAQMQSAIEQKRRPSVIWLHFQECTGCTESMLRAEHPTLEKLILDIISLDYHETLFAAAGHQVEAARRQAMADNKGKYILVIEGAIPTKEDGIYCKVGGQTAIELTRECAADAAAVIAIGSCASWGGMPSTGPNPTGATGVAEVLGKPVVTIPGCPPNPYNFLATVVHFLSFGALPEVDQLGRPKFAYSRLIHENCERRAHFDAGRFAMEFGDEGHRKGYCLYKLGCKGPETYANCPTVLFGDAGAGTWPVGCGHPCIGCTEQGVGFQKPIHMLAKVKNVEPPASYPSVGEPQGKGASLGSAAVLAAVAGAAAGAGAMFAKNLGKSHAEQQAAKDKDGKQDGKSAGRE; from the coding sequence ATGGACAAGAACAGGGGGGAGTGCATGCACCACGAATTGAAGGAACTGGCGGAAGCCTGGCAGGCGCGGCCGGTCGAGGAGCGCCTGGGGATGAGCCGGCGAACTTTCATGCAGTTCTGCGCGACGCTGGCGACGACGCTGGGCCTGCCGGCCACCGCCGCGGCGCAGATGCAGAGCGCGATCGAGCAGAAGCGCCGCCCCTCGGTGATCTGGCTGCACTTCCAGGAATGCACCGGCTGTACCGAGTCGATGCTGCGTGCGGAGCACCCGACGCTCGAGAAGCTGATCCTCGACATCATCTCGCTCGATTACCACGAGACGTTGTTCGCCGCCGCCGGCCACCAGGTCGAGGCCGCCCGCCGTCAGGCGATGGCGGACAACAAGGGCAAGTACATCCTCGTCATCGAGGGGGCGATCCCGACCAAGGAAGACGGCATCTACTGCAAGGTCGGCGGCCAGACCGCGATCGAGCTGACCAGGGAGTGCGCGGCGGACGCCGCGGCGGTGATCGCGATCGGCTCCTGTGCGAGCTGGGGCGGCATGCCTTCGACGGGGCCGAATCCGACCGGCGCGACCGGTGTCGCGGAGGTGCTGGGCAAGCCGGTCGTGACGATCCCCGGCTGCCCGCCCAATCCCTACAACTTCCTCGCCACCGTCGTGCATTTCCTGAGCTTCGGCGCGCTTCCCGAAGTCGATCAGCTGGGCCGGCCGAAGTTCGCGTATTCGCGCCTGATCCACGAGAACTGCGAGCGCCGCGCGCACTTCGACGCCGGCCGCTTCGCGATGGAGTTCGGCGACGAAGGCCACCGCAAGGGCTACTGCCTGTACAAGCTGGGCTGCAAGGGGCCGGAAACCTACGCGAACTGTCCGACGGTGCTGTTCGGCGATGCCGGCGCGGGCACCTGGCCGGTCGGCTGCGGGCATCCCTGTATCGGCTGTACCGAGCAGGGCGTGGGCTTCCAGAAGCCGATCCACATGCTCGCGAAGGTGAAGAACGTCGAGCCGCCGGCGAGCTATCCCTCGGTCGGCGAGCCGCAGGGCAAGGGCGCATCGCTGGGCTCGGCGGCGGTTCTCGCCGCGGTGGCCGGGGCCGCCGCGGGCGCCGGCGCAATGTTCGCGAAGAATCTCGGCAAGTCTCACGCGGAGCAGCAGGCCGCGAAGGACAAGGACGGCAAGCAGGACGGCAAGAGCGCCGGACGGGAGTGA
- the hybA gene encoding hydrogenase 2 operon protein HybA, with protein sequence MSSRRDFLRCALAGGAAVAGAAASPAVQARGNAEISPDAVGLLFDATLCIGCKACVAACKTANNLPVDINTTPDSPWDVPLDTTARTFNVIKVYKDGKATLKDTEQGGYAFMKSSCLHCVDPSCVSACPVSAMLKDPVTGIVSYDKDACIGCRYCVAACPFGIPKYDYDSPTGAIGKCQLCRHRMKDGHYAACAEVCPTGATLYGKVSDLKVEAQRRLALKPGETTVYPRGNLTTGDQPSWEGAVPAYVQHVYGEKEVGGTQMMKLAAVPFDKLGHKPLPERSFSSRSETLQHTLYGGLALPVVALGVMTFLAKRNMPKDDDSTGQHSDKREGGQ encoded by the coding sequence ATGAGCTCCCGACGCGACTTCCTCAGATGTGCGCTCGCGGGCGGCGCGGCCGTCGCAGGCGCCGCGGCGAGCCCGGCCGTGCAGGCGCGCGGCAACGCCGAGATCTCGCCCGACGCGGTGGGGCTCCTCTTCGACGCGACGCTGTGCATCGGCTGCAAGGCCTGTGTCGCGGCGTGCAAGACGGCCAACAACCTGCCGGTCGATATCAACACCACGCCGGACTCGCCGTGGGACGTGCCGCTCGACACGACGGCGCGCACCTTCAACGTGATCAAGGTGTACAAGGACGGCAAGGCGACGCTGAAGGACACGGAGCAGGGCGGCTACGCCTTCATGAAGAGCTCCTGCCTGCACTGCGTCGACCCGAGCTGCGTGTCGGCTTGTCCGGTGTCGGCGATGCTCAAGGATCCGGTGACCGGCATCGTCTCCTACGACAAGGACGCCTGCATCGGCTGCCGCTACTGCGTGGCGGCCTGCCCCTTCGGCATCCCGAAATACGACTACGACTCGCCGACCGGCGCGATCGGCAAGTGCCAGCTGTGCCGCCATCGCATGAAGGACGGCCACTACGCGGCCTGCGCCGAGGTGTGTCCGACCGGCGCGACGCTGTACGGCAAGGTCTCCGACCTGAAGGTTGAGGCGCAGCGCCGCCTCGCGCTGAAACCCGGCGAGACGACGGTGTATCCGCGCGGCAATCTCACGACGGGCGACCAGCCCTCGTGGGAAGGCGCGGTGCCGGCCTACGTGCAGCACGTGTATGGCGAGAAGGAGGTCGGCGGCACGCAGATGATGAAGCTCGCTGCCGTGCCCTTCGACAAGCTGGGCCACAAGCCGCTGCCCGAGCGCTCCTTCTCGTCGAGGTCCGAGACGCTGCAGCACACCCTCTACGGCGGGCTCGCGCTGCCGGTGGTCGCGCTGGGGGTGATGACCTTCCTCGCCAAGCGCAACATGCCCAAGGACGACGACTCGACGGGCCAACACTCTGACAAGCGGGAGGGCGGCCAATGA
- the hybB gene encoding Ni/Fe-hydrogenase cytochrome b subunit, with amino-acid sequence MSAHVHAAPAPVGGRLLNAVSFVCAVLILSAFAILALRFWGGLGAVTNLNDGYPWGIWVVGDVVIGSAFACGGFSVAMLVYIFNKGEYHPLVRPALLASLFGYSLAGAGVIFDLGRYWNFWHILWPGYASPNSVMFEVAACISLYILVMWLEFSPTFFEKFGWTNAQRKVGRAMFFLIGLGTVLPMMHQSSLGSMLIVFGTQLHPLWQTMALPAIYLISAITLGYAVVLFESCVAAAGYRRSIEMHLLTPLSKVMLGMLGVYLALRFGDLIVRGAIATAFEPTLQAFMFWLESIAFVLPLRILGSPAKRANPANLFTGGAVLMIAGILLRVNSYLVGYQTGDGWSYFPSIPEMMVTFGMFAIEVLAYIVITRRFPVLPREDHAPAGQAA; translated from the coding sequence ATGAGCGCTCATGTCCATGCCGCGCCGGCCCCGGTCGGCGGGCGGCTTCTCAACGCGGTGAGCTTCGTCTGCGCGGTGCTGATCCTGTCGGCCTTTGCGATCCTCGCGCTGCGCTTCTGGGGCGGCCTCGGGGCAGTGACGAACCTCAACGACGGCTACCCGTGGGGCATCTGGGTGGTCGGCGACGTCGTGATCGGCTCGGCCTTCGCGTGCGGCGGTTTCTCGGTCGCGATGCTGGTGTACATCTTCAACAAGGGCGAGTACCACCCGCTGGTGCGCCCGGCGCTGCTCGCGAGCCTGTTCGGATATTCGCTGGCGGGCGCCGGCGTTATCTTCGACCTCGGCCGCTACTGGAACTTCTGGCACATCCTGTGGCCGGGCTACGCGTCGCCGAACTCGGTGATGTTCGAGGTCGCCGCCTGCATCTCGCTCTACATCCTGGTGATGTGGCTGGAGTTCTCGCCGACCTTCTTCGAGAAGTTCGGCTGGACGAACGCGCAGCGCAAGGTCGGGCGCGCGATGTTCTTCCTGATCGGCCTCGGCACCGTGCTGCCGATGATGCACCAGAGCTCGCTCGGCTCGATGCTGATCGTGTTCGGCACGCAGCTGCATCCGCTGTGGCAGACGATGGCGCTGCCGGCGATCTACCTGATCTCGGCGATCACGCTCGGCTATGCGGTGGTGCTGTTCGAGTCCTGCGTCGCGGCCGCCGGCTATCGCCGCTCGATCGAGATGCACCTCCTCACCCCCTTGTCCAAGGTGATGCTGGGCATGCTGGGTGTGTATCTGGCGCTGCGCTTCGGCGACCTGATCGTGCGTGGCGCGATCGCGACGGCCTTCGAGCCGACGCTGCAGGCCTTCATGTTCTGGCTGGAGAGCATCGCCTTCGTGCTGCCGTTGCGGATCCTTGGCTCGCCCGCCAAGCGCGCGAATCCGGCGAACCTCTTCACCGGCGGCGCCGTGCTGATGATCGCCGGCATCCTGCTGCGCGTGAATTCCTATCTGGTCGGCTACCAGACCGGCGACGGCTGGTCCTACTTCCCGTCCATCCCCGAAATGATGGTCACCTTCGGCATGTTCGCGATCGAAGTGCTGGCCTACATCGTCATTACCCGCCGCTTCCCGGTGCTGCCGCGCGAGGACCACGCGCCGGCCGGGCAGGCCGCCTGA
- a CDS encoding nickel-dependent hydrogenase large subunit gives MSQRITIDPVTRIEGHLRIDVEVDGGKVTKAWSSGTMWRGVENILIGRDPRDAWAITQRICGVCTTVHAICSVRAVENALKLDIPLNAQLIRNMIILAHAVHDQIVHFYHLSALDWVDVVSALKADPDKAAALGESLSTWSGNSKYEMRKVKEKLASYVASGQLGIFTNGYWGHPAMKLSPEVNLLAVAHYLQALEIQRYANKIVSILGSKTPHIQNVAVGGVANPLSTNSQSVLTVERLMAIQEWMTKLDDFVKNVYMVDVAAIGAFYPEWTQVGRGVVNYLAAPDIPLDSAGTQFAIPGGYIPNGDLTQFKPITAFGDKYFEDGVSEAIKHSWYEYGGGDSTSLHPYKGETTPKYTDFQDDGKYSWLKSPTFLGKPAQVGPLARVLCGLAAKHEGITKYATGMLDTVSSLAKTQVRLDAMHSTIGRHASRAIMCGVETDALQGQWQMLIDNMAKGDLDTFNAPVFPKGEIHGVGFHEAPRGILSHWVVIENQKIKNYQCVVPSTWNAAPKNEKDEMAPYEACLIGNPVADAEKPLEVLRTIHSFDPCLACAVHILDTENTEVVRVKAS, from the coding sequence ATGAGCCAACGCATCACCATCGACCCGGTCACCCGGATTGAAGGCCACCTCCGGATCGACGTCGAGGTCGACGGCGGCAAGGTCACCAAGGCCTGGTCCTCGGGCACCATGTGGCGCGGCGTCGAGAACATCCTGATCGGCCGCGACCCGCGCGACGCCTGGGCGATCACGCAGCGCATCTGCGGCGTGTGCACGACCGTGCATGCGATCTGTTCGGTGCGCGCGGTCGAGAACGCGCTGAAGCTGGACATCCCGCTCAACGCGCAGCTGATCCGCAACATGATCATCCTTGCGCACGCGGTGCATGACCAGATCGTGCATTTCTACCACCTGTCGGCGCTCGACTGGGTGGACGTGGTCTCGGCGCTGAAGGCCGACCCGGACAAGGCCGCCGCGCTCGGCGAGAGCCTGTCGACGTGGTCGGGCAACAGCAAGTACGAGATGCGCAAGGTCAAGGAGAAGCTCGCGAGCTACGTCGCGAGCGGCCAGCTCGGCATCTTCACGAACGGCTACTGGGGCCACCCGGCGATGAAGCTGTCGCCGGAGGTGAACCTGCTGGCGGTCGCGCACTACCTGCAGGCACTGGAGATCCAGCGCTACGCGAACAAGATCGTGTCCATCCTCGGCTCGAAGACGCCGCACATCCAGAACGTCGCCGTCGGCGGCGTCGCCAATCCGCTGTCGACGAACTCGCAGTCGGTGCTGACCGTCGAGCGCCTGATGGCGATCCAGGAGTGGATGACGAAGCTCGACGACTTCGTGAAGAACGTCTACATGGTGGATGTCGCCGCGATCGGCGCCTTCTATCCGGAATGGACGCAGGTCGGCCGCGGCGTCGTGAACTATCTCGCGGCGCCGGACATCCCGCTCGATTCGGCCGGCACCCAGTTCGCGATCCCCGGTGGCTACATCCCCAACGGGGATCTCACGCAGTTCAAGCCGATCACGGCCTTCGGCGACAAGTACTTCGAGGACGGGGTCTCGGAAGCGATCAAGCACTCGTGGTACGAATACGGCGGCGGAGATTCGACTTCGCTGCACCCCTACAAGGGCGAAACAACGCCCAAGTACACCGACTTCCAGGACGACGGCAAGTACTCGTGGCTCAAGTCGCCGACCTTCCTCGGCAAGCCGGCCCAGGTCGGCCCGCTCGCGCGCGTGCTGTGCGGCCTCGCGGCCAAGCACGAAGGCATCACGAAGTACGCGACCGGGATGCTCGACACGGTGTCCTCGCTGGCGAAGACCCAGGTCCGGCTGGACGCGATGCACTCGACGATCGGCCGCCACGCGTCGCGCGCGATCATGTGCGGCGTCGAGACCGACGCGCTGCAGGGCCAGTGGCAGATGCTCATCGACAACATGGCGAAGGGCGACCTCGACACCTTCAATGCGCCGGTCTTCCCCAAGGGCGAGATCCACGGCGTCGGCTTCCACGAGGCGCCGCGCGGCATCCTGTCGCACTGGGTGGTGATCGAGAACCAGAAGATCAAGAACTACCAGTGCGTGGTGCCCTCGACGTGGAACGCCGCGCCGAAGAACGAGAAGGACGAGATGGCGCCCTACGAGGCCTGCCTGATCGGCAACCCGGTGGCCGATGCCGAGAAGCCGCTGGAGGTGCTGCGCACGATCCACTCCTTCGATCCGTGTCTCGCCTGCGCGGTGCATATCCTGGATACGGAGAACACCGAGGTCGTGCGGGTGAAGGCGTCCTGA
- a CDS encoding HyaD/HybD family hydrogenase maturation endopeptidase: MSSIEIRRAVLLGVGNILLTDEGVGVRLVEQLQAGYEIPEVLTVLDGGTAAMELLEDLENLDLLVIADCVRVGQPPASVVVLKDDEVPAFFRARISPHQVGLSDVLATLEITERAPRHVVVVGVQPFDISTSMEQSAPVRAAMPQGLQAIRDALAEYGLQTPPKVAEAA, translated from the coding sequence ATGAGCTCGATCGAAATCCGCCGCGCCGTCCTGCTGGGTGTCGGCAACATCCTGCTCACCGACGAGGGCGTCGGCGTGCGCCTCGTCGAGCAATTGCAGGCCGGGTACGAGATCCCCGAAGTGCTGACGGTGCTCGACGGCGGCACTGCGGCGATGGAGCTCCTCGAGGATCTCGAGAACCTCGACCTGCTCGTCATCGCCGACTGCGTGCGTGTCGGCCAGCCGCCGGCGTCCGTCGTCGTGCTGAAGGACGACGAGGTGCCGGCCTTCTTCCGCGCGCGCATCTCGCCGCATCAGGTCGGGCTGTCGGACGTGCTCGCGACGCTCGAGATCACCGAGCGTGCGCCGCGCCATGTCGTCGTCGTGGGCGTGCAGCCCTTCGACATTTCGACCTCGATGGAGCAGAGCGCGCCGGTGCGAGCGGCGATGCCGCAGGGGCTGCAGGCGATCCGCGATGCGCTGGCGGAATATGGGCTGCAGACGCCTCCCAAGGTCGCGGAGGCTGCGTAG
- a CDS encoding HypC/HybG/HupF family hydrogenase formation chaperone: protein MCLSVPMQVESWVGDGEIAWVRRGDRREQANMLLVGPQPVGTWLLIALGFAKDVLDEESLALTEEALAALAATLDGDYDPDAWFKDLGGREAA, encoded by the coding sequence ATGTGTCTGTCGGTGCCGATGCAGGTCGAGTCCTGGGTGGGCGACGGCGAGATCGCGTGGGTCCGGCGCGGTGATCGCCGCGAGCAGGCCAACATGCTGCTCGTCGGCCCGCAGCCCGTCGGCACCTGGCTGCTGATTGCGCTTGGTTTCGCCAAGGACGTGCTCGACGAAGAGAGCCTCGCGCTGACCGAGGAGGCGCTCGCGGCGCTGGCGGCGACGCTTGACGGCGACTACGACCCCGACGCGTGGTTCAAGGACCTGGGCGGGCGGGAAGCGGCATGA
- the hybE gene encoding [NiFe]-hydrogenase assembly chaperone HybE — protein MSEVLPFVRVPAVRPAAAQVAAVWDDDPSPTMERHFRRVHETRMLGLPFLNEALDVAVAACERVGGDWLAAVVTPWSIQLVLLPGGGTLWCDTAAGMRHTLSLPVGNLVFIGEAAEHASDLVPAFQYCPLITPPEGIADTDAACAIAREALATVLKPLAASVADPTGALPSEDADPNPRTPPSPSRRAFLRGRS, from the coding sequence ATGAGCGAGGTGCTCCCCTTCGTCCGCGTGCCGGCGGTCCGTCCGGCGGCGGCGCAGGTCGCCGCGGTCTGGGATGACGACCCGAGCCCGACGATGGAACGCCATTTCCGCCGTGTGCACGAAACGCGCATGCTCGGTCTGCCCTTCCTCAACGAAGCCCTCGACGTCGCGGTCGCCGCGTGCGAGCGCGTCGGCGGGGACTGGCTGGCGGCGGTGGTGACGCCGTGGAGCATCCAGCTCGTGCTGCTGCCGGGCGGCGGCACGCTGTGGTGCGATACCGCGGCCGGAATGCGCCACACGCTGAGCCTGCCGGTGGGCAATCTCGTGTTCATCGGCGAGGCGGCCGAACACGCCTCGGACCTCGTGCCGGCCTTCCAGTACTGCCCCCTGATCACGCCGCCCGAGGGCATCGCGGACACCGACGCAGCCTGCGCGATCGCGCGCGAGGCGCTCGCCACCGTGCTCAAGCCGCTGGCCGCAAGCGTCGCCGATCCCACTGGGGCGCTCCCCTCCGAAGATGCCGATCCGAATCCGCGGACGCCGCCCTCGCCCTCGCGTCGCGCCTTCCTGCGCGGCCGCTCCTAG